Proteins encoded by one window of Archaeoglobus veneficus SNP6:
- a CDS encoding vitamin K epoxide reductase family protein, translating to MRNGIFLSLATIGILDSLYILYLEHFEGVCLAGSCTNVPAVFGLLWFATSPLAVERDKFRPAWTIAGLVGVVFLVSIELASGTFCPYCTIAHTAGLAMIAMTTLEKKAAIRFSDT from the coding sequence ATGAGGAACGGAATATTCCTTTCGCTGGCAACCATTGGAATTCTCGACAGTCTGTACATTCTCTATCTTGAGCACTTCGAAGGAGTGTGCTTAGCAGGCTCGTGCACCAACGTTCCTGCCGTATTCGGTCTGCTCTGGTTTGCTACATCTCCGCTTGCCGTAGAGCGAGATAAATTCAGGCCTGCGTGGACTATCGCTGGATTGGTGGGTGTAGTATTTCTCGTTTCGATCGAACTTGCCAGCGGAACGTTCTGCCCTTACTGCACCATCGCGCACACTGCTGGACTTGCCATGATTGCTATGACCACTCTGGAGAAGAAAGCTGCAATTAGGTTCTCCGATACTTAG
- a CDS encoding TRAP transporter permease, with protein MDIDGLDPRLKRKFMHERELSKPYAILVFIISALFSTFHIINGSYTGLLQMDIVKSIHLAFAIGLTFLLFPARRGENSGKIPVYDLILAIIGAYVALYITINYSDLIHRAAIGYNTMDYVISAMGIILVLEATRRAVNPAMAVIVIVFILYAKYGANLPGVLSHPPYTWKEVLEHLYLTKEGVFGTPLAVSATFVVLFIIFGAFLEKSGAGKFFIDLAYSITGGMVGGPAKAAVMASALMGTVSGSSVANTVTTGTFTIPLMKRVGYKPEFAGAVEPAASTGGQILPPVMGAAAFIMAEFVGMPYVTIAYAALIPALLYFFGVFTAVDLEARKENLRGLPREELPRTLDVLKGGWYYLVPLFVLVHMLVHGFTPILAAIYAILSVVAIMIIKPIYENLKRPKGERLPAGVLAKNILSNFIEALNSGGRGAVAVAIACASAGIIVGVVTLTGLGFKIAAEAVTISNGQLLPILLLTMFVSLMLGMGVPTTANYIITSTIAAPAIITFMAANAGMNVRDFLAAYPELVLPAHMFVFYFGVAADLTPPVALAAYAGSAIAGSDPWKTGINAAKIGIGKYLVPYVFIYSPIILLLNLSFSLPDIINLLWIVLCVMLGIVAINGATIGYLLRPCSKATRMFLLIPGILLLAPSLYSKIAGLILFGVIVLNQWISFNIR; from the coding sequence TTGGACATAGACGGACTCGATCCAAGGCTGAAGAGGAAGTTCATGCATGAAAGAGAACTGTCAAAACCCTATGCGATCCTCGTCTTTATAATTTCAGCTCTCTTTTCGACATTTCACATCATCAACGGCTCCTACACGGGGCTGCTCCAGATGGACATCGTGAAGTCCATTCACCTCGCCTTTGCCATCGGACTTACCTTCCTACTCTTCCCGGCAAGAAGAGGTGAGAATTCCGGCAAAATCCCTGTATACGACTTAATCCTCGCAATAATTGGAGCCTACGTCGCGCTATACATAACGATAAACTACTCCGACCTGATTCACAGGGCTGCCATTGGCTACAACACCATGGACTACGTGATTTCAGCAATGGGCATAATCCTCGTCCTTGAGGCCACAAGAAGAGCCGTAAATCCCGCAATGGCCGTAATCGTTATAGTGTTTATCCTGTACGCAAAATACGGCGCCAACCTGCCGGGTGTGTTATCTCACCCACCTTACACGTGGAAAGAAGTGCTCGAGCACCTTTACCTCACAAAAGAGGGCGTCTTCGGCACACCGCTTGCAGTTTCCGCAACCTTCGTTGTTCTGTTCATAATATTCGGAGCTTTTCTTGAGAAATCCGGGGCTGGAAAGTTCTTTATTGACCTCGCGTATTCGATAACAGGAGGAATGGTCGGCGGGCCAGCAAAGGCTGCGGTAATGGCGAGTGCCCTGATGGGGACGGTTTCAGGCAGTTCTGTTGCGAATACCGTCACCACGGGCACGTTCACAATACCCCTGATGAAGCGCGTTGGTTACAAGCCCGAATTTGCCGGAGCCGTTGAACCTGCTGCATCTACGGGCGGACAGATACTCCCGCCGGTGATGGGGGCAGCAGCATTTATAATGGCAGAGTTCGTCGGGATGCCGTACGTAACTATAGCCTATGCAGCGCTGATACCAGCTCTCCTGTACTTCTTCGGAGTTTTTACAGCCGTTGATCTTGAAGCGAGAAAGGAAAACCTGAGGGGGCTGCCAAGAGAGGAACTCCCCCGAACGCTGGACGTTTTGAAGGGTGGCTGGTACTACCTCGTGCCACTATTTGTCCTCGTTCACATGCTCGTCCACGGATTTACGCCGATACTTGCAGCGATTTACGCAATTCTCAGCGTAGTGGCGATAATGATCATCAAACCCATTTACGAGAACCTGAAGCGCCCGAAAGGCGAGAGATTGCCTGCAGGTGTTCTCGCGAAGAACATACTGTCGAACTTCATAGAAGCGCTCAACAGCGGTGGGAGAGGAGCGGTTGCAGTTGCCATTGCGTGTGCTTCAGCAGGCATAATAGTCGGCGTGGTTACGCTTACAGGCCTGGGATTCAAGATCGCCGCTGAAGCTGTAACCATATCTAACGGCCAGCTTCTTCCAATACTTCTGCTAACCATGTTCGTATCACTCATGCTCGGAATGGGCGTTCCAACGACGGCAAACTACATAATAACCAGCACGATTGCTGCGCCTGCAATAATAACCTTCATGGCGGCAAACGCGGGAATGAACGTCAGAGACTTTCTCGCTGCATATCCCGAACTCGTTCTTCCAGCCCACATGTTCGTATTCTACTTCGGCGTTGCTGCAGACCTCACACCTCCGGTTGCGCTTGCAGCATACGCAGGTTCTGCCATCGCCGGCAGTGACCCATGGAAAACAGGAATAAACGCAGCTAAAATCGGCATTGGAAAGTATCTCGTCCCGTACGTTTTCATATATTCTCCAATCATACTTCTTCTCAACCTGAGCTTTTCACTTCCCGACATTATAAACCTGCTCTGGATAGTTCTCTGCGTTATGCTCGGCATCGTCGCCATCAACGGAGCCACAATAGGATATCTGCTCAGGCCGTGCAGCAAAGCGACGAGAATGTTTTTACTCATCCCCGGGATTCTTTTGCTCGCCCCTTCGCTGTATTCGAAAATTGCCGGTTTAATATTGTTTGGAGTAATTGTTTTAAACCAGTGGATATCTTTTAACATAAGGTGA
- a CDS encoding DUF1850 domain-containing protein: MKDKAITVLSALLIVILLSSAIPVKVLMVEGKNTTVIAVKDGDEVKISFIHSVELCPWVEIYVIEGNNLTLVKTLTQSAGWGLPSTENNFSFQEIDGQKWMVYEIHRTFSSLKISTSPINNYTISVNGKVLKFSNGFITVSIKNIPCGEFLIREVLGWT; the protein is encoded by the coding sequence ATGAAGGATAAAGCAATCACCGTGCTATCTGCTTTGCTGATAGTAATCCTGCTATCCTCAGCCATACCTGTCAAGGTTCTCATGGTGGAGGGGAAAAATACCACTGTCATTGCGGTAAAAGATGGGGACGAGGTGAAGATATCCTTCATTCATTCCGTCGAACTCTGCCCGTGGGTCGAGATATACGTAATCGAGGGAAACAATCTGACGCTCGTGAAAACCCTCACCCAGTCCGCAGGCTGGGGACTGCCGAGCACAGAGAATAACTTCTCATTTCAGGAGATAGACGGTCAGAAGTGGATGGTTTACGAAATCCACAGGACTTTCAGCTCTCTGAAAATTTCGACGTCCCCAATAAATAACTACACGATATCCGTCAATGGAAAAGTTCTAAAATTTAGCAATGGGTTCATCACCGTCAGTATTAAAAATATCCCCTGCGGGGAGTTTCTCATCCGGGAGGTGTTGGGTTGGACATAG
- a CDS encoding YlbF family regulator codes for MVSDFVKEKALALASAIQETEEYKEFLEKEEMLKKDEAAQELLAQFQEKQREFISKQLNGEIDQDLLGELTEIQAQLNKRESVIDFLDSYNRLINMLGEVGEIISKEIEFDFAEVYRS; via the coding sequence ATGGTATCGGACTTTGTTAAGGAAAAGGCGCTGGCTCTTGCCAGTGCAATACAGGAGACGGAAGAATATAAGGAGTTCCTCGAAAAAGAGGAGATGTTAAAGAAGGATGAAGCCGCCCAGGAATTGCTCGCCCAGTTCCAGGAGAAGCAGAGAGAGTTCATCTCGAAACAGCTTAACGGCGAGATCGATCAGGACCTGCTGGGTGAGCTTACCGAGATTCAGGCCCAGCTCAACAAAAGAGAGAGTGTTATCGACTTCCTCGATTCCTACAACAGGCTCATCAACATGCTGGGTGAAGTTGGAGAAATCATAAGCAAAGAAATCGAATTTGACTTTGCAGAAGTGTACAGAAGCTGA
- a CDS encoding MoaD/ThiS family protein — MNTESLLKVKVKFLGFDKKEDVVEVSRGKTYSALLEEMGVNPETVVVIKDGVPVPVDERVEEGEVTIIRVISGG, encoded by the coding sequence GTGAATACCGAAAGCCTCCTGAAAGTGAAGGTCAAGTTTCTTGGATTCGATAAGAAAGAAGATGTCGTCGAGGTAAGTAGGGGTAAAACTTACTCGGCGCTGCTTGAAGAGATGGGAGTCAATCCTGAGACAGTTGTTGTGATAAAGGATGGTGTGCCTGTTCCGGTTGACGAGAGGGTAGAGGAGGGGGAGGTTACCATAATAAGGGTGATTTCCGGAGGCTGA
- a CDS encoding COG1361 S-layer family protein — translation MRSLLIVLAVLVTTLVIILTPANAAVAHDEPEIDAYVTSSVVPAGQTYPLQVVVVNTAKHEWAERGSVEEELLFNASLTAYNVTLWLEGDEGIDVKTDRVRIPVLPSASFQPGYASRTVTFLISVSPDAVGKHTLKLHVSYERARIIDVTGNISGIYDVVYYYIKEEKVIPIEVEVCQSSKPILKAFPVKSRMYTNEVSQLVLQIANEGNGVARNVEVKLSGDLDVLDPKTAYAATIPPSTSVPVSFSVKSDKETCSVRVEMSYEYFDGLKWVRGVDEDTVQLFFEPSSAAITISWGDNEVVRGQKGLLDLYIMNSLSYPVSALVIQLEEPDGVDLKINSILVGFLNPGEVRAVKIPFEVDDEAKFGYRTINVSGTFRQAIYPSVESLHTSIPVYIKPEPDFEIVSDQVVYAGEDNQIVEVRIVNNGGDAKDIHALLKPSPGILVKVPDAFIESLKSGESKTLKFKVDVDEDVIPGTKYRVMVELTSEDLNGDEQKETEYFYVRVEEKGGHEYVLVLILALVLAAIAVYKKKRKKI, via the coding sequence ATGAGATCGTTATTGATTGTTCTGGCTGTTTTAGTAACCACTTTGGTAATCATCTTGACGCCTGCAAATGCGGCAGTAGCCCACGACGAGCCTGAGATAGATGCGTACGTTACGAGCAGCGTTGTACCAGCAGGACAGACGTATCCGCTGCAGGTTGTGGTGGTAAACACGGCAAAGCATGAATGGGCGGAGAGAGGGAGCGTTGAAGAGGAATTGCTGTTCAACGCAAGCCTTACTGCCTATAACGTCACTCTGTGGCTTGAAGGAGACGAAGGGATTGATGTGAAGACAGATAGGGTAAGAATTCCCGTACTTCCATCTGCAAGTTTTCAGCCCGGGTACGCAAGCAGAACTGTGACGTTTCTGATAAGCGTATCGCCAGATGCTGTAGGAAAACATACGTTAAAGCTCCACGTAAGCTATGAGAGAGCCAGAATCATTGATGTAACTGGAAATATCTCGGGAATATACGACGTAGTTTATTACTACATCAAAGAAGAGAAAGTTATTCCGATAGAGGTTGAGGTTTGCCAGTCTTCAAAACCAATTCTCAAGGCTTTTCCTGTCAAGTCAAGAATGTACACGAATGAAGTGAGTCAGTTGGTTCTTCAAATCGCCAATGAGGGGAATGGAGTTGCGAGGAACGTTGAGGTGAAGCTGAGTGGTGATCTGGACGTCCTCGATCCAAAGACTGCCTATGCGGCAACAATTCCTCCATCGACGTCGGTTCCCGTGTCATTCAGCGTTAAGTCAGACAAAGAGACATGCAGCGTGAGAGTGGAAATGAGCTACGAGTACTTCGACGGATTGAAGTGGGTTAGAGGGGTTGATGAGGACACAGTTCAGCTATTTTTCGAGCCCTCGTCTGCTGCTATTACAATCTCGTGGGGAGACAACGAAGTAGTAAGGGGGCAGAAGGGACTTCTCGACCTGTACATTATGAACTCTCTGAGCTACCCCGTCTCGGCTCTCGTAATTCAACTTGAAGAGCCCGATGGTGTGGATTTAAAGATTAACAGCATTCTCGTGGGATTCCTGAATCCTGGAGAAGTGAGAGCCGTAAAAATCCCCTTTGAAGTTGATGACGAGGCGAAGTTTGGATACAGAACAATTAACGTCAGCGGGACGTTCAGACAGGCCATATATCCATCTGTTGAATCTCTACACACGTCAATTCCAGTCTATATTAAACCCGAGCCAGACTTCGAGATTGTGAGTGATCAGGTGGTCTATGCAGGAGAGGACAACCAGATAGTTGAAGTCAGGATTGTAAACAACGGCGGAGATGCGAAAGACATCCACGCACTTTTGAAGCCGAGCCCGGGAATTCTCGTTAAAGTACCTGACGCCTTTATAGAGAGCCTGAAGAGCGGAGAAAGCAAGACGTTGAAGTTCAAGGTAGATGTTGACGAGGATGTCATCCCGGGCACAAAGTACAGAGTAATGGTTGAGTTAACCTCGGAGGACTTGAATGGGGACGAGCAAAAAGAGACGGAGTACTTCTACGTGAGAGTTGAGGAGAAGGGAGGACATGAGTACGTGTTAGTTCTGATTCTTGCATTGGTGCTGGCAGCTATTGCAGTGTACAAGAAAAAGAGAAAGAAAATTTGA
- a CDS encoding TAXI family TRAP transporter solute-binding subunit: MKAKLFLLLVLGAALILSGCAQEKQVTPVEQETPAAEETKATPEEIHVTILTGGAAGTYYPIGGAMANVINEHVKGVKATAVTSGASVANARKIGNGEAELALLQNDIAYYAYTGTEMFKDNKIENIRGVATLYPEVVQIVTLKDKGIKTIYDLKGKRVAVGAPGSGTAVAALQILGTVGIDESNTDIRYLNFKEVADALKDGTIDAGFIVAGVPTAAVSDIAAVKDVQIVEIPDEIFQKLSEQYKFYIQYTIPAGSYKGVDEDVKSVAVLAMLATREDMPEDVIYEITKAIFEHRDELVAAHKRAEDITLETALDGMSIPLHPGAEKYYKEKGLI, from the coding sequence ATGAAAGCCAAGCTGTTTTTGCTGCTGGTGCTGGGCGCCGCACTGATACTTTCAGGCTGCGCCCAAGAGAAGCAGGTAACGCCAGTGGAGCAGGAAACACCTGCCGCAGAGGAAACAAAAGCGACGCCGGAAGAAATCCATGTAACGATTCTCACAGGTGGTGCTGCTGGTACATACTACCCGATTGGTGGAGCCATGGCAAACGTGATTAACGAGCACGTGAAGGGCGTTAAAGCAACGGCTGTAACATCCGGTGCTTCCGTTGCCAACGCAAGAAAAATCGGAAACGGCGAGGCTGAGCTTGCGCTGCTGCAGAACGATATCGCCTACTACGCATACACTGGAACGGAGATGTTCAAGGACAACAAGATAGAAAACATCAGAGGGGTTGCAACGCTTTATCCTGAGGTCGTCCAGATTGTAACCCTGAAGGACAAGGGAATCAAAACAATATACGACCTGAAGGGTAAGAGAGTTGCTGTAGGCGCTCCGGGAAGCGGAACTGCAGTAGCAGCACTCCAGATACTCGGCACAGTGGGAATCGACGAGAGCAACACGGACATTCGCTATCTAAACTTCAAGGAGGTTGCTGACGCGCTGAAGGATGGTACCATTGACGCAGGATTCATAGTTGCCGGTGTTCCAACTGCTGCTGTCAGTGACATTGCAGCAGTTAAGGATGTGCAGATCGTCGAGATTCCAGATGAGATATTCCAGAAGCTCTCCGAGCAGTACAAGTTCTACATCCAGTACACGATACCCGCAGGAAGCTACAAGGGAGTTGACGAGGATGTGAAGAGTGTTGCCGTGCTTGCAATGCTCGCAACGAGAGAAGATATGCCCGAAGATGTTATCTACGAGATAACCAAGGCCATATTCGAGCACAGGGACGAACTCGTTGCTGCTCACAAGAGGGCAGAGGACATAACCCTCGAAACAGCACTCGACGGAATGTCCATTCCGCTGCATCCTGGCGCAGAGAAGTACTACAAGGAGAAGGGTCTGATCTAA
- a CDS encoding BMP family ABC transporter substrate-binding protein: MRRLLIVAVLMAALLIAGCAQEEKATPKPTITPAEEKKLKVAFVYVSPVGDAGWSYMHDQGRQYIEKVYGVQTAYSESVSDADAERVIREYAEQGYDVIFTTSFGFMDPTITVAKDFPNIVFMHCSGYKTAENVGTYFGRMYQARYLTGIVAGEMTKTNKIGYVAAHPIPEVIRGINAFALGVKAVNPDAKVYVVWTGTWYDPAKEKEAALSLIEEGCDVIAQHQDSPAPQQAAQEKGVYSIGYHSDMYEFAPKAHLTAAVWNWSVIYAYVIENVMKGTWKSEQIWWGIDKGVVDIAPFNPIVPEDVQKKVMEEKEKYLKHEVPEQYPFVGPIYDQNGNLVKAEGEVMSDEELLSMNFFVDNVVGEIPAGGGE; this comes from the coding sequence ATGAGGAGACTATTAATAGTAGCAGTACTGATGGCCGCGCTGCTCATTGCCGGGTGTGCACAGGAGGAGAAGGCAACGCCCAAGCCGACCATTACGCCAGCAGAGGAGAAGAAGCTCAAGGTTGCATTCGTTTACGTAAGTCCAGTGGGTGATGCGGGCTGGAGCTACATGCACGACCAAGGAAGACAGTACATCGAGAAGGTTTACGGCGTACAGACAGCCTATTCTGAATCCGTCAGCGATGCTGATGCAGAGAGAGTTATCAGAGAATATGCAGAGCAGGGTTACGATGTAATTTTCACGACATCCTTCGGATTCATGGATCCAACCATAACCGTTGCCAAGGACTTCCCGAACATCGTGTTCATGCACTGCAGTGGTTACAAGACGGCTGAAAACGTTGGTACCTACTTCGGAAGAATGTATCAGGCTCGCTATCTGACAGGTATCGTTGCCGGAGAGATGACCAAGACCAACAAGATCGGATACGTTGCTGCCCACCCGATTCCTGAGGTCATCAGAGGTATCAACGCATTCGCTCTGGGTGTCAAGGCCGTAAACCCGGATGCGAAGGTTTACGTTGTATGGACTGGCACATGGTATGACCCCGCAAAGGAGAAAGAAGCTGCACTGAGCCTTATCGAGGAAGGATGTGACGTTATAGCCCAGCACCAGGACTCTCCAGCTCCACAGCAGGCAGCCCAGGAGAAGGGAGTATACTCCATTGGATACCACAGCGACATGTACGAGTTTGCCCCCAAGGCTCACCTCACAGCAGCGGTATGGAACTGGAGCGTAATCTACGCTTACGTCATTGAAAACGTAATGAAGGGCACATGGAAGAGCGAGCAGATATGGTGGGGTATTGACAAGGGTGTAGTGGACATTGCGCCATTCAATCCGATAGTGCCTGAAGACGTGCAGAAGAAAGTGATGGAAGAGAAGGAGAAGTACCTCAAGCACGAGGTGCCAGAACAGTACCCATTCGTTGGCCCAATATATGACCAGAATGGTAACCTCGTGAAGGCTGAAGGCGAAGTGATGAGCGACGAAGAGCTGCTTTCAATGAACTTCTTCGTTGACAACGTTGTTGGAGAGATTCCTGCAGGAGGCGGGGAGTAA
- a CDS encoding ABC transporter permease: MDFIASLIAASIRAGTPLLFATLGEIITERSGVLNLGLEGIMITGAMTGFAVSLLTGNPWLGVLAAGLAGMAMASIHAFFSITLKADQSVTGLMLVLLGIGLTGFLGRNYIGQVAEYIQPVNIPYLSELPFVGEAFFSHDPLVYAAMLLVPLTWFFLFRTRHGMEIIAVGESPEAADTLGISVEKLRYASVLIGGFLVGIAGAHLSLAYAKLWTDGMTAGRGWICLALVIFSGWMPQRAILGAYLFGGLDVLSFKLQAAGVGVSYHLLKMIPYVVTILVLLFSVMRKKEKFGAPSALGKPYIREQRY; the protein is encoded by the coding sequence TTGGATTTCATAGCCTCGCTCATAGCCGCATCAATAAGGGCCGGCACGCCATTGCTTTTCGCGACGCTCGGTGAAATAATAACTGAAAGAAGTGGCGTGCTGAATCTCGGTCTCGAAGGAATTATGATTACGGGCGCAATGACGGGATTTGCCGTAAGCCTGCTGACAGGTAACCCCTGGCTGGGTGTCCTCGCTGCCGGGCTTGCGGGCATGGCGATGGCTTCAATCCACGCCTTCTTTTCAATAACGCTGAAAGCCGACCAATCGGTCACCGGCCTGATGCTCGTTCTGCTCGGTATTGGCTTAACGGGATTTCTCGGCAGGAACTACATCGGGCAGGTCGCTGAATACATTCAACCCGTGAACATTCCATACCTCTCTGAGCTTCCCTTTGTTGGTGAGGCGTTTTTCAGTCATGATCCTCTCGTTTATGCTGCAATGCTCCTCGTACCGCTAACGTGGTTCTTCCTTTTCAGAACGAGGCACGGTATGGAGATAATAGCCGTTGGAGAGAGTCCTGAAGCGGCTGACACCCTTGGAATAAGCGTCGAAAAGCTGAGGTATGCAAGCGTGCTGATTGGGGGCTTCCTTGTTGGCATCGCTGGAGCGCATTTAAGCCTCGCGTACGCAAAACTATGGACAGATGGCATGACCGCAGGTAGAGGCTGGATCTGCTTGGCCTTAGTGATATTCAGTGGATGGATGCCCCAGAGGGCCATACTTGGAGCTTATCTCTTTGGCGGACTCGATGTGCTGTCGTTCAAGCTTCAGGCTGCCGGTGTTGGTGTGTCCTATCATTTACTGAAGATGATTCCGTACGTTGTAACAATTCTCGTGCTTCTATTCAGCGTGATGAGAAAGAAAGAAAAGTTTGGTGCTCCGTCGGCACTCGGTAAGCCGTACATAAGGGAGCAAAGGTATTGA
- a CDS encoding NAD(P)H-dependent amine dehydrogenase family protein has product MVIKAVIYGFGQIGRIVTKAAYEKGIEIAGAVDVNPELVGKNAGELLNLDIKAEVRNSLDFEGDVVFLTTGSYLDSVFPQIKKCVEKGFNVISTCETLSYPEYRYPELAEKIDRLAKEHGVTVLGTGINPGFLLDTLLVVLSAPSVKVERIKAVRSVDALKRRTAFQKKVGVGMDVEEVKRRLESGEMTGHVGYAESVMVVCEAMGLKPDDIKEGQEIVVAESNAEVPAGKVRGLKGYASAIKNDEEKVRIEFHAYAGASEYEEIVIEGDNPVTWRSTGTKGDLGTAAILVNLAKAVVDYRPGLIKMSDLIPFRPSFV; this is encoded by the coding sequence ATGGTGATCAAAGCAGTAATCTACGGATTCGGGCAGATAGGCAGGATTGTGACAAAGGCCGCATATGAGAAGGGAATCGAGATAGCTGGCGCAGTAGACGTGAACCCAGAACTTGTCGGTAAGAACGCTGGAGAACTGCTGAACCTTGACATCAAAGCCGAAGTAAGGAACTCCCTCGACTTCGAAGGCGATGTGGTGTTTCTTACAACAGGTTCATATCTTGATTCAGTATTTCCGCAGATAAAGAAGTGTGTGGAGAAAGGATTCAACGTCATAAGCACATGCGAAACTCTCAGCTATCCGGAATACCGCTATCCCGAATTGGCGGAAAAGATAGACCGCCTTGCAAAGGAGCATGGTGTTACTGTTCTCGGGACCGGAATTAATCCCGGATTCTTACTCGACACGCTTCTTGTCGTTCTCTCTGCCCCTTCGGTAAAGGTTGAGCGGATAAAGGCAGTCAGGAGCGTTGACGCGCTGAAAAGGAGAACAGCGTTCCAGAAAAAAGTAGGCGTTGGCATGGACGTCGAAGAAGTGAAGAGAAGGCTCGAATCAGGAGAGATGACCGGACACGTTGGATATGCTGAATCCGTGATGGTTGTTTGCGAAGCAATGGGGCTGAAGCCGGATGACATTAAGGAAGGACAGGAGATAGTCGTGGCAGAGAGCAATGCAGAGGTACCGGCGGGGAAGGTCAGAGGCCTCAAGGGATACGCTTCCGCCATAAAGAATGACGAAGAGAAGGTCAGAATTGAATTCCACGCCTACGCTGGGGCAAGCGAATACGAGGAGATAGTAATTGAGGGAGATAACCCCGTAACGTGGCGAAGCACCGGAACGAAGGGCGATTTAGGAACTGCCGCCATTCTGGTGAACCTCGCAAAGGCAGTTGTTGACTACAGGCCAGGATTGATCAAGATGTCGGATCTGATTCCCTTTAGACCGTCTTTTGTATAG
- a CDS encoding ABC transporter permease: MIRIERRHETPGWLVYAVPFISIAVSLLFVGLLLLTVGVNPVDAYMTMFSRSFGSKFGLTELFVKTAPIILTGLAVAIPLRAGLWNIGAEGQLYMGAFAASFIALYVSLPPPLVLPAMAFAASFMGLVWASLPGVLKAKFELNEIISTLLLNYVAIYWVDYLVYGPMRGKEVYNFPYSDIFPDFAILPRFFGTRFHAGVFIAIAIAVLLYYVVRKTGFGFAVKVVGANPKAAEYAGINRKKIIVYTMLIGGAVAGLAGMIEVGGIHMRLRSGLSPGYGYAGIPVALLAKGNPLAVILSAFLFGFLYVGGSALQTTYSIPVSIVYVFQALIVLFIIGGEFFTKYTIRRG, translated from the coding sequence GTGATAAGGATAGAAAGAAGACACGAAACCCCAGGATGGCTCGTGTATGCCGTACCATTCATCTCAATAGCAGTTTCTCTGCTTTTCGTCGGTTTGCTGCTGCTGACTGTTGGCGTGAATCCCGTTGATGCATACATGACGATGTTTTCCCGGTCCTTCGGCTCAAAGTTCGGACTGACGGAGCTTTTTGTCAAAACTGCCCCAATTATACTAACTGGACTTGCAGTAGCAATCCCTCTTAGAGCCGGTTTGTGGAACATTGGTGCTGAAGGACAGCTTTACATGGGGGCTTTCGCCGCAAGCTTCATTGCCCTTTACGTTTCACTTCCCCCACCACTTGTGCTGCCTGCAATGGCTTTCGCCGCCTCCTTCATGGGTTTGGTGTGGGCCTCCCTTCCCGGTGTCCTTAAAGCCAAGTTTGAGCTGAACGAGATAATCTCGACGCTTCTCCTGAACTATGTAGCAATTTACTGGGTCGATTATCTCGTTTACGGCCCTATGAGGGGCAAAGAAGTGTACAACTTCCCATACTCGGACATCTTCCCGGATTTTGCTATACTTCCGAGATTTTTTGGAACGAGGTTTCATGCAGGAGTGTTCATAGCCATAGCAATTGCGGTCCTGCTCTACTACGTGGTCAGGAAAACGGGTTTCGGGTTTGCCGTCAAGGTTGTTGGCGCAAACCCGAAAGCTGCGGAGTATGCAGGAATAAACAGGAAGAAGATTATAGTCTATACAATGCTGATAGGTGGAGCTGTTGCGGGACTTGCGGGCATGATAGAAGTGGGCGGGATACACATGAGACTCAGGAGCGGACTGTCGCCGGGCTATGGATATGCAGGTATTCCCGTTGCCTTGCTTGCCAAGGGCAACCCACTTGCAGTAATCCTCTCAGCGTTTCTGTTTGGATTCCTGTACGTGGGCGGTTCAGCGCTGCAGACCACGTATTCTATTCCTGTTTCAATCGTCTACGTCTTTCAGGCTTTGATTGTCCTCTTTATAATTGGCGGTGAATTCTTCACGAAGTATACGATAAGGAGGGGATAA
- a CDS encoding ribonuclease P protein component 4: MLKREKKLEKKIALRRIKILLDKAHEVKFEDYELARRYVELARRIAMKYRLRIPREERLFCKKCLYPYRYDRIRVRVAKSRVIITCLNCGFVRRIPIRPARVIKKPEK, encoded by the coding sequence ATGCTGAAAAGGGAAAAGAAGCTCGAAAAGAAGATAGCTCTCCGGAGAATAAAAATCCTCCTCGACAAAGCCCATGAAGTTAAGTTCGAGGACTACGAGCTGGCGAGGCGCTACGTGGAACTTGCGAGGAGGATTGCAATGAAGTACAGGCTGAGAATACCGAGGGAGGAGAGGCTGTTCTGCAAGAAGTGTCTGTACCCCTACAGGTATGACAGGATCAGGGTAAGGGTTGCGAAGTCAAGGGTGATAATCACGTGCCTGAACTGCGGCTTTGTCAGAAGAATTCCAATCAGACCGGCGAGAGTGATAAAAAAGCCTGAAAAATAA